Proteins co-encoded in one Calditrichota bacterium genomic window:
- the xylB gene encoding xylulokinase: protein MAYLLGIDVGTTGTKTLLIQEDGTVVASATEEYPLYTPRPNWSEQDPEDWWRAVCASIRAVLAKVPGAAGQIAGIGLSGQMHGAVFLDEGHQVIRPAILWNDQRTGEECQEITSRVGAARLMELACNPALTGFTAPKILWLRKNEPQHYERVRTILLPKDYVRFRLTGTFATEVSDASGTLLFDVKNRTWSKELLEILDIPREFLPECAESPVATAKVSRVAAEQTGLREGTPVVGGGGDQAAGAVGTGVVSKGIISSTLGTSGVVFAFADKPEMDPQGRLHTFCHAVPGKWHMMGVML, encoded by the coding sequence ATGGCATACCTGCTGGGGATCGACGTCGGCACCACCGGGACCAAGACCCTACTCATTCAGGAAGACGGGACCGTGGTGGCCTCGGCAACAGAAGAATACCCTTTGTACACGCCACGTCCCAATTGGTCTGAACAAGACCCGGAAGACTGGTGGCGGGCGGTGTGTGCGAGCATAAGAGCCGTCTTGGCCAAGGTGCCAGGTGCTGCCGGGCAGATTGCCGGCATCGGGCTTTCCGGACAGATGCACGGTGCCGTCTTCCTGGACGAAGGCCACCAAGTCATCCGCCCGGCCATTTTGTGGAACGACCAGCGCACCGGAGAGGAGTGTCAGGAGATCACCTCGCGCGTGGGCGCGGCGCGCCTCATGGAGTTAGCTTGCAATCCTGCGCTCACCGGCTTCACTGCCCCCAAGATCCTCTGGCTGCGCAAGAACGAGCCGCAGCACTACGAACGGGTGCGCACCATTCTCCTGCCCAAGGACTATGTGCGGTTCCGCCTCACCGGCACCTTTGCCACCGAGGTCTCGGATGCCTCCGGAACGCTTCTCTTTGACGTCAAAAACCGGACGTGGTCCAAAGAGCTGCTGGAGATACTGGACATCCCGCGCGAGTTTTTGCCGGAATGTGCCGAGTCGCCGGTGGCGACGGCCAAGGTGAGCCGCGTCGCCGCGGAGCAGACCGGCCTGCGCGAAGGGACGCCGGTGGTGGGAGGAGGTGGCGATCAGGCTGCAGGAGCAGTCGGTACCGGCGTGGTGAGCAAGGGCATCATCTCCTCGACGCTCGGCACCTCCGGGGTGGTGTTTGCCTTCGCGGACAAGCCGGAAATGGACCCGCAAGGGCGATTGCACACCTTCTGCCACGCCGTTCCGGGCAAATGGCACATGATGGGGGTAATGCTCT
- a CDS encoding metallophosphoesterase, with translation MSSRTAKERILGPASRRPKRLLKAPRVRNWIRLIPLLGVFLLAALLAYARWIEPSRLQVTHLSLQTEKLPPGSKPITIVQLSDLHLHTLADFHRRVAARANSFAPDLVVITGDLIGSSHWIAKERSAQLKPALAAVREFTSLLRPRHGLFIVRGNNELVAQKELNNTVLDALRATGATVLCNQHQRVDLGGSSLYVLGADFFSFHPALYADFTTARSGERCILQAGFSTDNAYSHFVGPGSALWQDYECTGAMSYSGSGEAGMGVTVYSGFGSGEDRFYRLRWREGLPGFRLDAHGSPVPPVDLALSAEAERWYWFRIRAQSMANCTKVSAKVWEEGSPEPMSWQLLLVDTSQARLSHGTVGLWSHGHGTRRFADLRVVDISRDSVLLSESFCGKGPDPEGWLDFALEREGIRAATRGIPEGSFRLLLAHSPDMVHPAEDLGIDLVLAGHTHGGQVRLPGVGALFSQTKIGRRYAAGLFSFGHTKLYVNRGIGNALVPFRLFCRPELTVIHLLPAKRD, from the coding sequence ATGAGTTCGCGGACGGCAAAAGAACGGATCCTTGGGCCAGCCTCGAGGAGGCCCAAACGCCTCCTGAAGGCCCCTCGCGTCCGGAATTGGATCCGCCTCATCCCCCTTTTGGGCGTTTTTCTGCTGGCAGCGCTCCTCGCCTACGCCCGCTGGATCGAGCCTTCCCGCCTACAGGTTACGCACCTCTCCCTCCAAACGGAAAAGCTGCCGCCTGGCTCAAAGCCAATCACCATCGTGCAACTTTCCGATCTTCACCTGCACACTCTTGCCGACTTTCACCGGAGGGTGGCAGCGCGGGCAAATAGCTTTGCGCCGGACCTCGTCGTCATCACTGGGGACCTCATTGGCTCCTCGCACTGGATAGCCAAGGAACGCTCGGCTCAGTTGAAGCCGGCCCTGGCTGCCGTGCGCGAGTTTACCTCCTTGCTGCGTCCAAGGCACGGCCTTTTCATCGTGCGGGGTAACAATGAACTGGTGGCGCAAAAGGAACTCAACAACACCGTCCTGGATGCGCTGCGCGCCACTGGTGCCACCGTGCTCTGCAACCAACACCAGCGTGTCGACCTCGGCGGGAGTTCGCTCTATGTGCTCGGCGCGGACTTTTTCTCCTTCCACCCTGCCCTCTATGCTGACTTTACCACTGCCCGGAGCGGCGAGAGATGTATTCTCCAGGCAGGGTTTTCTACGGACAACGCCTATTCGCATTTTGTGGGACCCGGAAGCGCACTTTGGCAAGACTACGAGTGTACCGGCGCCATGAGCTACTCCGGCTCTGGGGAGGCCGGCATGGGGGTCACTGTCTACTCCGGCTTTGGCAGTGGCGAAGACCGCTTCTACCGCCTGCGCTGGCGCGAGGGGTTGCCTGGGTTTCGCCTGGACGCGCACGGCTCGCCTGTGCCCCCCGTCGACCTGGCACTCTCCGCGGAGGCGGAGCGCTGGTACTGGTTTCGCATCAGGGCACAATCGATGGCCAATTGCACGAAGGTCAGCGCCAAGGTGTGGGAAGAAGGTAGTCCTGAGCCAATGAGCTGGCAATTGCTCCTTGTCGACACCTCGCAGGCGCGCCTCTCTCACGGGACAGTGGGGCTGTGGAGCCACGGCCATGGCACCCGCCGCTTTGCCGACCTGCGCGTGGTGGACATCTCTCGCGACAGCGTCCTGCTGAGCGAATCGTTCTGCGGCAAAGGCCCAGATCCAGAGGGGTGGCTGGACTTTGCCTTGGAACGGGAGGGGATACGGGCGGCAACAAGAGGCATCCCTGAGGGGAGCTTTCGGCTGCTCTTGGCCCACTCCCCTGACATGGTACACCCGGCGGAGGATTTGGGCATTGACCTTGTCCTTGCCGGCCACACTCACGGAGGGCAGGTTCGCCTGCCGGGAGTTGGCGCCCTGTTCAGCCAGACCAAGATCGGCAGGCGCTATGCAGCAGGCCTGTTCTCCTTTGGCCATACCAAGCTGTACGTGAACAGGGGCATTGGGAACGCCCTCGTCCCCTTTCGCCTGTTTTGCCGACCGGAGCTCACCGTCATTCACCTCCTGCCCGCGAAACGCGATTGA